In Bombina bombina isolate aBomBom1 chromosome 6, aBomBom1.pri, whole genome shotgun sequence, a single genomic region encodes these proteins:
- the LRRC10 gene encoding leucine-rich repeat-containing protein 10 has translation MGNTIRGVIAFIPSNSCQKYLLGDLEEMPIDKMVDLSSMQLRRFPLRVCAFTELVKLYLSDNNLNTLPPELELLQNLQILALDFNSFKVLPQVVCTLKQLSILYLGNNRLPDLPQEMSSLKNLQTLWIESNYLTQLPDVICELTLLKTLHAGSNPIRQLPTELQNLKELRSIWLSGNLLYDFPKVLLNMPFLEVIDVDRNGIRFFPSLVHMPGLKLVIYDHNPCRNAPKVAKGVRRVGRWSEETPEPKKRSDVEAELEKALENKDVRPPTSKETAKQSNENAADITTVLN, from the coding sequence ATGGGTAATACAATTAGGGGAGTTATTGCCTTTATACCCTCCAACAGCTGTCAGAAATACCTCCTAGGGGACTTGGAAGAAATGCCTATTGATAAGATGGTTGATTTAAGCAGCATGCAGTTGAGGAGATTTCCTCTACGAGTCTGTGCATTTACAGAGCTTGTTAAGTTGTATCTAAGTGACAACAATTTAAATACTCTCCCTCCGGAGTTGGAATTGCTGCAGAACCTTCAGATATTAGCACTAGACTTCAATAGCTTTAAGGTGCTGCCTCAGGTTGTATGTACTCTGAAACAACTCTCAATCCTTTATCTGGGGAATAACAGATTGCCAGACCTTCCACAAGAGATGAGCTCCCTCAAAAACCTGCAAACTCTCTGGATTGAGTCCAATTACCTGACACAATTACCTGATGTCATCTGTGAACTTACCTTGCTGAAGACACTTCATGCTGGGTCCAACCCAATTCGCCAACTACCCACGGAGTTACAAAACCTCAAGGAATTACGTAGCATCTGGTTATCTGGGAACCTGCTCTATGATTTTCCAAAAGTCTTGCTAAACATGCCCTTCCTGGAAGTCATTGATGTAGACAGAAATGGCATCAGGTTTTTTCCTAGCCTGGTCCATATGCCAGGTTTAAAACTTGTTATCTATGACCATAACCCATGCAGAAATGCTCCAAAAGTGGCCAAGGGAGTAAGAAGAGTGGGAAGATGGTCTGAGGAGACTCCAGAACCAAAGAAAAGATCAGACGTAGAAGCAGAACTTGAAAAGGCtctagaaaataaggatgtcaggCCTCCTACTTCAAAAGAAACAGCAAAACAAAGTAATGAAAATGCAGCCGATATAACAACTGTGCTAAATTAA